From one Deltaproteobacteria bacterium genomic stretch:
- a CDS encoding aspartate-semialdehyde dehydrogenase, which produces MSGKRFNVAVAGATGAVGEVFLQILAERKFPIKNLRLLASERSVGKKLKFAGQEFPVELLSKDAFQGIDIALFSAGASRSKEFAPAAWAAGAVVVDNSSAFRMEPDIPLVVPEINPEAIGMYTKRGIIANPNCTTIISIMPLKPLHDFGTLTRVVASSYQATSGAGAKAMAELIAQTKAFAKGESLEVAAFKHQIAFNVIPHIDAFLENGYTKEEMKMTNEGRKIMGIPDLRVTCTTVRVPVLTAHSISINAQFARKITREKARELIANFPGCQVMDDP; this is translated from the coding sequence ATGAGCGGCAAGCGGTTCAACGTGGCCGTCGCCGGTGCGACCGGGGCGGTGGGTGAGGTGTTCCTGCAGATCCTCGCGGAGCGGAAATTCCCGATCAAGAACCTCCGGCTCCTCGCATCCGAGCGGTCGGTGGGGAAGAAGCTCAAGTTCGCCGGACAGGAGTTCCCCGTGGAGCTTCTCTCCAAGGACGCCTTCCAGGGGATCGACATCGCCCTGTTCTCGGCGGGCGCGTCGCGGAGCAAGGAGTTCGCCCCGGCGGCGTGGGCGGCCGGCGCCGTGGTGGTCGACAACTCCTCCGCGTTCCGGATGGAGCCGGACATCCCGCTGGTGGTGCCGGAGATCAACCCGGAAGCGATCGGGATGTACACGAAGCGCGGGATCATCGCCAACCCGAACTGCACGACGATCATCTCGATCATGCCGCTCAAGCCGCTGCACGACTTCGGCACGCTGACGCGGGTCGTGGCGTCCTCATACCAGGCCACCTCGGGGGCCGGCGCCAAGGCGATGGCGGAGCTGATCGCGCAGACGAAGGCGTTTGCGAAGGGCGAGTCGCTGGAGGTGGCGGCGTTCAAGCACCAGATCGCCTTCAACGTCATCCCGCACATCGACGCCTTCCTGGAGAACGGCTACACCAAGGAAGAGATGAAGATGACCAACGAGGGGCGCAAGATCATGGGGATCCCCGACTTGCGCGTCACCTGCACCACGGTGCGCGTGCCGGTCCTGACCGCCCACTCGATCTCGATCAACGCGCAGTTCGCGAGGAAGATCACGCGGGAGAAGGCGCGGGAGCTGATCGCGAACTTCCCCGGGTGCCAGGTGATGGACGACCCGG